One genomic region from Onychostoma macrolepis isolate SWU-2019 chromosome 23, ASM1243209v1, whole genome shotgun sequence encodes:
- the emd gene encoding emerin (Emery-Dreifuss muscular dystrophy), with protein sequence MSSLSGKSDKEISQLLDEYGIKHGPIVGTTRNLYEKKLNEAMTKKAKPSSSDKTYYREEQEEVEYITYHQSPQLNMYDGSGDVTRRSKVTDADFAQDIRRSKLTDYRDEVKSYNNESIISPTRLSYQSSSRPGPSVSMQRVQSSPETSKSGGVPGWLRVLVFVIIAVFLYYVYTWMEPAEETPFKSIK encoded by the exons ATGTCCTCATTAAGTGGAAAATCTGATAAGGAGATCAGTCAGCTGCTGGATGAATATGGCATTAAACATGGACCCATAGTAG GAACCACACGGAATCTCtatgaaaagaaactgaatgAAGCCATGACCAAAAAAGCTAAGCCTTCCTCGTCTGACAAGACATACTACCGAGAAGAAC AGGAGGAAGTGGAATATATTACCTATCATCAATCC CCACAACTGAACATGTACGATGGATCTGGTGATGT CACAaggaggtcaaaggtcaccgATGCCGATTTTGCCCAGGA CATACGGAGGTCAAAGCTGACTGATTACAGAGATGAAGTCAAAAGCTATAACAATGA GTCCATTATCAGCCCAACTCGCTTGTCCTATCAGAGTTCTTCTCGGCCCGGCCCGTCAGTCTCCATGCAGCGTGTTCAATCCAGTCCAGAGACCAGCAAATCTGGAGGTGTGCCGGGCTGGCTTCGTGTCTTGGTGTTTGTTATCATTGCCGTGTTTCTTTATTATGTGTACACATGGATGGAGCCTGCAGAGGAGACCCCCTTTAAAAGCATTAAGTAG
- the flna gene encoding filamin-A yields the protein MSQHTRPHQSSAAAAPLSNASLSPDKDADMPATEKDLAEDAPWKKIQQNTFTRWCNEHLKCVNKRIANLQTDLSDGLRLIALLEVLSQKKMFRKYNQRPTFRQMQLENVSVALEFLDRENIKLVSIDSKAIVDGNLKLILGLIWTLILHYSISMPMWDEEEETEESKQKTPKQRLLGWIQNKLPELPITNFSRDWQSGKALGALVDSCAPGLCPDWDSWDQTKPVDNAREAMQQADDWLGVPQVITPEEIVDPNVDEHSVMTYLSQFPKAKLKPGAPLRPKLNPKKARAYGPGIEPTGNVVMKKAVFTVETISAGQGEVLVYVEDPAGHREEAKVTANNDKNRTYSVFYVPKVTGQHKVTVLFAGQHISKSPFEVDVGMAQGDSSKVTAQGPGLEPAGNIANKTTYFDVYTAGAGVGEVEVVIMDPSGKKGTVECSVEDKGNSSYRCTYKPTQEGQHIIYITFAGGQISKSPYTVHVGEACNPSLCRAKGRGLQPKGLRIKETAEFKVYTKGAGTGDLKVTIKGPKGLEEPCKKKDLGDGVYSFEYYPSTPGNYIITITWGGQHIPRSPFEVKIGSEAGPQQVRAWGPGLESGVVGKSADFVVEALGDDVGTLGFSVEGPSPAKIECDDKGDGSCDVRYWPTEPGEYAVHVLCKNEDIQHSPFMAEIVSAPGKDFYPDKVKAYGPGLQSSGLSVGKPAEFTVDAKLGGKAPLKIQAQDRDGNPVDVQVKDNGNGTYSCSYTPRKPLKHTVMVSWGGVNIPESPFRMNIGAGCHPNKVKVSGPGVAKTGLKAFEPTYFTVDCAEAGQGDISIGIKCAPGIVGPAEADIDFDIIRNDNDTFTVKYTPPGAGSYTIMVLFAEQAIPLTPIRIKVDPSHDASKVKAEGPGLNRAGVELNKPTHFTVNTKAAGKARLDAQFTGPTKGEAVRDFDIVNNHDGTHTVKYTPVQQGNMGLNVTYGGDPIPKSPFAVAVAPSLDLSKVKVAGIGDTMTVGKDQEITVKSKGAGGQGKVGAKVTGPSGKSVPCKVEPGLSPETSQVRFIPRDKGPYEVELTYDGAPIPGSPFPVEAIAPTDPSKVRCSGPGLERAKVGEPGQFVVDCTNAGPAELTIEIISDNGTEAEVHIQDNGDGTYTITYIPLYPGAYTLTIRYGDQDVPNFPARLNVEPAVETSGVKVFGPGVEGKGVFREATTDFTVDARALTKTGGNHVKTCVNNPSGNHTEALIRDLGDGTYQVEYTPYEEGTHSVEVTYDNSPVPKSPFRVPVTEGCDPARVRVHGPGLQSGITNKPNKFTVETRGAGTGGLGLAMEGPSEAKMSCTDNKDGSCCVEYIPYEPGTYNLNVTYGGQPITGSPFSVPVHDTVDATKVKCQGQGLGNNVRANIPQVFSVDASKAGVAPLQVRVQGPKGVVEPVEVVDNGDRTHTVSYVPTREGPYSINVLYADEEIPHSPYKVKVLPTHDASKVRASGPGLNTTGVPASLPVEFTIDAKDAGEGLLAVQITDPDGKPKKANIRDNQDGTYLVSYVPDMTGRYTILIKYGGDEIPYSPYRIRALPTGDASKCTVTVSIGGHGLGAGVGPTIQIGEQTVITVDAKAAGKGKVTCTVCTPDGGEVDVDVVENEDGTFDIFYTAPQPGKYVICVRFGGEHIPNSPFQVTALEGDSPDQLMQQTQNPQYAYVPNMGQPWATDRQLGMNGLDVAGLRPFDLVIPFTIQKGEITGDVRMPSGKVAKPDITDNKDGTVTVKYAPTEAGLHEMDIKYDGIHIPGSPLQFYVDYVNSGHVTAYGPGLIHGMVNKPAVFTVNTKDAGEGGLSLAIEGPSKADISCTDNQDGTCTVSYLPVLPGDYNIIVKYNDKHIPGSPFMAKITGDDSMRMSHLKVGSAADIPLDIGELDLSQLTASLTTPSGREEPCLLKMLRNGHVGISFVPKEIGEHLVNIKKNGRHIPNSPISVMINQSEIGDASRVRVTGQGLSEARTFEPAEFIIDTRDAGYGGLSLSIEGPSKVDINTEDQEDGTCKVTYCPTEPGNYIINIKFADQHVPGSAFTVKVTGEGRMKESITRRRRAASVANVGSQCDLSLKIPEISIADMTAQVTSPSGKVHKAEIMEGENNTYCIRFVPTEMGVHTVSVKYQGQHVPGSPFQFTVGPLGEGGAHKVRAGGPGLERAEAGVPAEFSIWTREAGAGGLSIAVEGPSKAEIAFEDRKDGSSGVSYIVQEPGDYEVSIRFNDEHIPDSPFVVPVASPSDDARRLTVASLQESGLKVNQPASFAVSLNGAKGVIDAKVHSPSGALEECCVTEIDEDKYAVRFIPRENGLYLIDVKFNGSHIPGSPFKIRVGETGQAGDPGMVSAYGAGLEGGTTGSPCEFIVNTSSAGPGALAVTIDGPSKVKMDCQECPEGYKVTYTPMAPGNYLISIKYGGPYHIVGSPFKAKITGSRLVNSHSMHETSSVLVDPVTRSVTTSQQAAPGWGSSDASRVVAKGLGLNKGFIGQKNTFSVDCSKAGRNMLLVGVDGPKVPCEEILVKHLGNRLYNVSYQLKEKGEYILVVKWGDEHIPGSPYHITV from the exons ACAGTAAGGCTATAGTGGATGGGAACCTGAAGCTGATCCTGGGTCTGATATGGACTCTGATTCTCCATTATTCCATCTCCATGCCCATGTGGGACGAGGAGGAGGAGACCGAAGAAAGCAAGCAGAAGACGCCCAAACAGAGGCTGCTCGGATGGATCCAGAACAAGCTGCCCGAGCTGCCCATCACCAACTTCAGCCGGGACTGGCAGTCAGGGAAAGCCCTTGGCGCTCTGGTGGACAGTTGTGCTCCAG GTCTCTGTCCAGACTGGGATTCCTGGGACCAGACCAAGCCTGTGGACAATGCCAGGGAGGCCATGCAGCAGGCTGATGACTGGCTTGGTGTTCCTCAG GTGATCACTCCAGAAGAAATCGTGGATCCCAATGTGGATGAGCACTCTGTTATGACCTACCTGTCCCAGTTCCCCAAAGCCAAACTCAAGCCTGGTGCCCCACTGCGGCCTAAACTCAACCCCAAAAAGGCCCGTGCCTATGGACCAG GTATTGAGCCCACAGGTAATGTTGTGATGAAGAAGGCAGTGTTCACTGTTGAGACCATCAGCGCCGGTCAGGGCGAGGTTCTGGTTTACGTGGAGGACCCAGCCGGCCACCGTGAGGAGGCCAAAGTTACAGCCAACAATGACAAGAACCGCACCTACTCAGTATTCTATGTACCAAAAGTCACTGGACAGCACAAG GTGACAGTGCTGTTTGCAGGGCAACACATCTCCAAGAGCCCATTTGAGGTGGATGTGGGAATGGCTCAGGGAGACTCCAGCAAGGTCACTGCCCAGGGCCCAGGACTTGAGCCTGCTGGCAACATTGCCAACAAGACCACATACTTTGATGTCTACACAGCTG GTGCTGGAGTAGGAGAGGTCGAGGTGGTCATTATGGACCCCAGTGGAAAGAAGGGCACTGTTGAATGCAGTGTTGAGGATAAGGGCAACAGCAGCTACCGATGCACCTACAAGCCCACACAGGAGGGCCAGCACATCATCTATATCACCTTTGCTGGGGGGCAGATCTCCAAGAGCCCTTACACTGTCCATGTGGGAGAGG CCTGTAATCCAAGCCTTTGTAGAGCCAAGGGCCGTGGTCTGCAGCCTAAAGGCTTGAGAATCAAGGAGACTGCAGAGTTCAAGGTTTACACCAAAGGAGCTGGCACTGGAGACCTCAAAGTCACCATCAAAGGGCCCA AGGGTCTTGAGGAGCCCTGTAAGAAGAAAGATCTGGGAGATGGCGTGTACAGCTTTGAGTATTACCCTTCCACACCTGGGAATTACATCATCACGATCACATGGGGTGGACAACACATCCCACGCAG TCCGTTTGAGGTAAAGATTGGATCTGAAGCAGGACCGCAGCAGGTCAGGGCATGGGGTCCAGGACTGGAGAGTGGCGTGGTAGGCAAGTCGGCTGACTTTGTGGTGGAAGCTCTTGGGGATGACGTGGGCACTTTGG gtttctcagtggagGGCCCATCCCCGGCTAAGATCGAATGTGACGATAAGGGAGATGGCTCCTGTGACGTGAGGTACTGGCCCACAGAACCGGGTGAATATGCAGTTCATGTGCTCTGTAAGAACGAGGACATTCAGCACAGCCCCTTCATGGCTGAAATAGTGTCTGCTCCAGGAAAAGACTTCTACCCTGACAAG GTGAAGGCTTATGGTCCAGGTCTGCAGAGCTCTGGCCTTTCAGTTGGCAAACCAGCAGAGTTCACTGTGGATGCCAAACTAGGTGGCAAAGCACCTCTAAAGATTCAAGCTCAG GACCGTGATGGAAACCCAGTGGATGTGCAGGTGAAGGACAACGGTAATGGAACATACAGCTGCAGCTACACCCCTCGCAAACCACTCAAACACACTGTGATGGTGTCCTGGGGCGGAGTCAACATCCCAGAGAGCCCATTCAGG ATGAACATTGGGGCAGGGTGCCATCCCAATAAGGTGAAAGTATCAGGACCTGGAGTGGCCAAGACTGGCCTGAAGGCATTTGAACCAACGTACTTCACTGTGGATTGTGCTGAGGCGGGACAGG GTGACATCAGCATAGGCATCAAATGCGCTCCAGGTATTGTGGGACCTGCTGAGGCGGACATCGATTTCGACATCATTAGAAATGACAATGACACATTCACCGTCAAATATACCCCCCCTGGAGCGGGCAGCTACACAATCATGGTGCTGTTTGCTGAGCAG GCCATTCCCCTGACGCCCATCAGAATCAAGGTTGATCCCTCTCATGATGCCAGCAAGGTTAAAGCAGAGGGCCCTGGGCTCAACCGTGCTG gtGTGGAGCTGAACAAACCCACTCACTTCACTGTGAACACCAAGGCCGCAGGCAAAGCTAGGCTTGACGCTCAGTTCACTGGACCCACCAAGGGAGAGGCGGTCCGTGACTTTGACATAGTCAACAATCATGACGGCACCCACACTGTTAAATACACCCCTGTTCAGCAG GGCAATATGGGTTTGAATGTCACATATGGTGGGGATCCCATTCCCAAGAGCCCTTTTGCTGTTGCAGTCGCCCCATCCCTGGATCTCAGTAAAGTTAAAGTGGCTGGTATTGGAGATA CAATGACCGTCGGAAAGGATCAGGAGATCACAGTCAAGTCCAAAGGTGCAGGTGGTCAGGGCAAGGTTGGCGCCAAGGTCACAGGTCCATCTGGCAAATCGGTGCCTTGTAAAGTTGAACCAGGCCTGAGCCCAGAAACCAGTCAGGTCCGCTTTATCCCCAGAGATAAGGGACCTTATGAGGTTGAACTGACATATGATGGTGCTCCCATCCCTGGCAGTCCGTTCCCCGTGGAAGCCATTGCACCTACTGACCCATCTAAG GTGCGATGTTCTGGGCCAGGTCTGGAGCGAGCTAAGGTTGGTGAGCCAGGACAGTTTGTGGTCGATTGCACTAATGCTGGTCCTGCTGAGCTGACTATCGAGATCATCTCAGACAATGGCACCGAGGCTGAAGTCCATATTCAGGACAATGGGGATGGAACCTACACCATCACTTACATCCCTCTGTACCCTGGAGCTTATACTCTCACCATCCGCTATGGTGATCAGGATGTGCCAAACTTCCCAGCCAGACTCAACGTGGAGCCTGCTGTGGAAACCAGTGGAGTGAAAGTGTTTGGACCTGGAGTGGAAGGCAAAG GTGTTTTCCGGGAGGCCACTACCGATTTCACTGTGGATGCTCGTGCTCTCACCAAAACGGGTGGCAATCATGTCAAGACCTGTGTCAATAACCCGTCAGGCAACCACACTGAAGCTCTGATCAGAGACCTGGGAGACGGCACCTACCAAGTGGAGTACACGCCCTATGAGGAGG GCACACACAGTGTTGAGGTTACATACGATAACTCCCCAGTTCCCAAGAGCCCGTTCCGTGTACCAGTGACCGAGGGTTGTGACCCAGCACGTGTGCGTGTACATGGTCCAGGACTTCAGTCTGGCATCACTAACAAACCCAACAAGTTTACAGTGGAGACCCG TGGGGCCGGTACAGGTGGTCTGGGGCTGGCTATGGAGGGACCTTCTGAGGCCAAAATGTCCTGCACTGATAACAAAGATGGCAGCTGTTGTGTTGAATACATCCCATATGAGCCAGGCACATACAACCTCAATGTTACCTATGGAGGCCAACCAATCACTG GAAGCCCCTTCTCCGTACCTGTCCATGATACTGTTGATGCAACTAAAGTGAAATGCCAGGGTCAGGGGCTTGGAAACAATGTGCGTGCCAACATCCCACAGGTCTTTTCTGTGGATGCAAGCAAGGCTGGAGTGGCTCCCTTGCAGGTCAGAGTGCAGGGACCCAAAG GTGTCGTGGAGCCTGTTGAGGTGGTGGATAATGGTGACCGGACTCACACAGTCAGCTATGTACCCACCAGAGAGGGGCCGTATTCTATCAATGTCCTGTATGCTGATGAAGAGATCCCACACAG TCCTTATAAGGTGAAGGTTCTGCCCACTCATGATGCTAGTAAGGTCCGTGCCAGCGGCCCTGGTCTGAATACCACCGGTGTGCCTGCCAGTCTGCCTGTAGAGTTCACTATTGATGCCAAAGATGCAGGAGAGGGACTCTTGGCGGTCCAGATCACT GACCCTGATGGGAAGCCAAAGAAGGCTAACATTCGTGATAATCAGGATGGGACGTATCTTGTGTCCTATGTGCCTGACATGACTGGCCGCTACACTATTCTCATCAAATACGGTGGTGATGAGATCCCATACTCTCCATATCGTATCAGAGCCCTGCCAACGGGAGACGCCAGCAAATGCACTGTCACAG TCTCAATCGGAGGTCATGGTTTGG GTGCTGGAGTTGGTCCAACTATTCAGATCGGAGAGCAGACTGTCATCACTGTGGATGCGAAGGCTGCTGGGAAGGGCAAGGTGACATGCACGGTGTGCACTCCGGATGGAGGCGAGGTGGATGTAGATGTAGTTGAAAATGAGGATGGAACATTTGACATCTTCTACACGGCACCCCAGCCTGGCAAATACGTCATCTGTGTGCGCTTCGGTGGAGAGCACATCCCCAACAGCCCCTTCCAAGTCACG GCTTTGGAAGGTGACTCTCCTGACCAACTAATGCAGCAGACCCAGAACCCGCAGTACGCCTACGTGCCCAACATGGGCCAGCCATGG GCTACAGACAGGCAGTTGGGTATGAACGGACTGGACGTAGCTGGTCTGAGACCCTTCGACTTGGTCATTCCTTTCACCATCCAGAAAGGAGAAATTACAG GTGATGTAAGAATGCCTTCTGGAAAAGTGGCCAAGCCTGATATTACCGATAACAAGGACGGCACAGTCACAGTGAAATACGCCCCAACTGAGGCTGGCCTGCATGAGATGGACATCAAATACGATGGAATACACATCCCAG GAAGTCCACTGCAGTTCTATGTGGATTATGTCAACAGTGGTCATGTGACTGCCTATGGTCCTGGTCTAATTCATGGCATGGTTAATAAACCTGCAGTCTTCACTGTCAACACCAAGGATGCTGGAGAGG GTGGTCTGTCTCTGGCCATCGAGGGTCCGTCAAAGGCAGATATCAGCTGCACTGATAATCAGGATGGTACCTGTACTGTCTCTTACCTCCCTGTTCTTCCTGGAGACTACAACATCATTGTCAAGTACAACGACAAGCACATTCCCGGCAGCCCTTTCATGGCCAAGATCACAG GCGATGACTCGATGCGCATGTCTCATCTGAAGGTGGGCTCAGCGGCTGACATCCCTCTAGACATCGGCGAGCTGGACCTCAGCCAGCTGACCGCGTCTCTTACCACCCCCTCTGGCAGGGAGGAGCCGTGTCTGCTCAAGATGCTCAGGAATGGGCATGTGG GTATCTCCTTTGTGCCCAAGGAAATTGGAGAGCATCTTGTGAACATTAAGAAAAATGGACGTCATATTCCTAATAGCCCCATCTCAGTCATGATCAACCAATCAGAGATCGGTGATGCCAGCCGTGTGCGTGTAACTGGTCAAGGCCTGAGTGAAGCCCGCACCTTTGAGCCTGCAGAATTTATCATTGACACCAGAGATGCAG GATATGGAGGACTCAGTTTATCTATTGAGGGACCCAGTAAAGTAGATATCAACACTGAAGATCAGGAAGATGGCACCTGCAAAGTCACTTATTGCCCCACAGAACCAGgaaattacattattaacatCAAATTTGCAGACCAACATGTTCCAG GAAGTGCTTTTACAGTCAAAGTGACAGGAGAGGGTCGGATGAAGGAGAGCATCACCCGCAGAAGACGAGCTGCCTCTGTGGCCAATGTTGGCAGCCAGTGTGACCTCAGCTTGAAGATCCCTG AGATCAGCATCGCAGACATGACCGCTCAGGTGACCAGCCCATCTGGCAAAGTACACAAGGCTGAGATCATGGAGGGAGAAAACAACACATACTGCATTCGCTTCGTGCCCACGGAGATGGGTGTGCACACGGTCAGTGTGAAGTATCAAGGTCAGCATGTCCCCGGATCCCCCTTCCAGTTCACTGTGGGTCCTCTTGGAGAGGGAGGCGCCCATAAGGTCCGTGCAGGAGGCCCAGGATTAGAGAGAGCAGAGGCGGGTGTACCAG CTGAGTTCAGCATTTGGACCCGTGAAGCAGGAGCTGGTGGTCTGTCCATTGCGGTTGAGGGACCCAGCAAGGCAGAGATTGCATTTGAAGACCGCAAGGATGGATCCAGTGGTGTCTCCTACATTGTCCAGGAACCTG GCGATTATGAAGTATCCATCAGATTCAATGATGAGCACATCCCTGACAGTCCATTTGTGGTACCTGTGGCCTCACCATCTGATGATGCCCGCCGTCTCACTGTTGCCAGTCTTCAG GAGTCCGGATTAAAGGTGAACCAGCCGGCCTCTTTTGCTGTGAGCCTAAATGGAGCGAAGGGAGTCATCGATGCCAAAGTTCACAGCCCATCCGGAGCGCTTGAGGAGTGCTGTGTTACAGAGATTGATGAAG ATAAGTATGCTGTGAGATTCATCCCCAGGGAGAATGGCCTGTACCTGATAGATGTGAAATTCAACGGTTCTCACATCCCTGGAAGCCCCTTCAAGATCCGTGTTGGTGAAACCGGCCAGGCTGGAGACCCAGGAATGGTGTCTGCTTATGGAGCTGGTCTGGAAGGAGGCACCACTG GATCTCCATGCGAGTTCATTGTGAACACAAGTTCAGCTGGCCCAGGTGCTTTGGCAGTGACCATCGATGGGCCTTCCAAGGTGAAGATGGACTGTCAGGAATGCCCAGAGGGCTACAAGGTCACCTACACACCTATGGCACCTGGAAACTACCTAATTTCTATCAAATACGGTGGACCATACCATATTGTTGGCAGCCCATTCAAAGCTAAAATTACAg GCTCCCGATTGGTCAATAGCCACAGCATGCACGAGACTTCATCAGTACTGGTTGACCCTGTGACCCGCAGTGTGACAACCAGCCAGCAGGCAGCGCCTGGCTGGGGCAGCTCCGACGCCAGCCGTGTAGTTGCCAAGGGTCTTGGACTCAACAAGGGCTTCATAGGACAGAAGAACACTTTCAGTGTGGACTGTAGTAAAGCAG GGAGGAACATGCTCCTGGTTGGAGTGGACGGACCCAAAGTGCCCTGTGAGGAGATCTTGGTGAAACACTTGGGTAACCGTCTCTATAATGTGTCGTACCAGCTGAAGGAGAAAGGAGAGTACATCCTGGTGGTGAAATGGGGCGACGAGCACATCCCCGGGAGCCCGTATCACATCACTGTCTAA